One stretch of Zerene cesonia ecotype Mississippi chromosome 20, Zerene_cesonia_1.1, whole genome shotgun sequence DNA includes these proteins:
- the LOC119834856 gene encoding nucleosome-remodeling factor subunit NURF301 yields the protein MSGRGAKKRGRPPKSGTFEKNRKFQYHLLKKPKYLQAQNIGSGSLASTPSASRASSPQGSDTSKRSTRKQRGGKSHKSRRGGLSNAYSRRGYNPQAADYHESEYHYGSDFGDELSDRSEPEEDRVSESTDGSVSEGAASDSDFSVSSFNSTVGTPRKPTNINRPPSPDPLWLQQERQIPHLDLPSSSDDLIIPHNTVLQVVGVYEVLRHFRHLVRLSPFRLEDLCAAISCEEQSNLLTEVHIMLLRALLREEDAQQTHFGPLDHKDSVNITLFLLDVMTWPEVLRVYVDSDKTFDKNISRILNSCEYPFTTVEDRLSVLQFLCNQFLITNPVRDDLISEVPIHYDDHCRVCHRLGDLLCCETCPAVYHLECVDPPLEDVPSEDWQCALCKQHKTVGVTDCLSDAEKQGILCRHEHLGFDRHGRKYWFIARRIFIEAENGDVWYYTTAQQFQELLDILDSKEMEAPLVRELLEMKDEILRQMDVTEKLTNQVKGNRKSYLEVQNANIIKQRKQKDQGINEDEKHPDLPLMSDGDIVNEVTVTSDEPERNEDDDSNDDENKVKSSRTKMMVKKNDEVTERLTRQKTNQISNGTYLFKLGNENAFKTYVNQYTTNPLALNKPQRNEERDKKRYISHKFSLSSGQEFKWIGLLNATKPLLVATLRQTLLHLESNIVLQFMHPNWNLLRKPWVQAVQLCQAPRDFARALCVLQACIKSAVWVPAWHEQLGHVRLMRTTAVEREERKKLDKREKKERDEEEERYRTAYNFVKYSLGLHHQVWKQKGEEYRIHGQWGWLWNSTTRKFKKRYTNVKLSLNNGPAKIAVRVREGSIIKVLAVEPKTYEYLTSDGSADQDVLAKLPPSMRNMTLEKDTEDFEEIDVEKALSSSTRRYYPKIARKSKLDDFLARRTYLKFMEEKKIGNLMNNVKKEDIDVKSEEDKNIDIENEDTEVDSSAICNITQTKSESNTMSMDIEILREKYLKLNSLTKQYRCYSSDCNKVESSVYNIDLKYKCFSPLCMEKGNLLNNLLTLLKSGSANNASLNSKENNKMSILEQYLLGKSSNSNENILTDLLSAVACAQECDNKNTDCYVKRKSSGDFDIPAKVEKSENENNSCLLKSENTLEECAVPAVGNEMDIDIGNNNVEDNEVEIGPLKELTDTDCPNAENAEEKTRPPIPKLKITRGKSAKQNKEAKNYECSVKSEKSADVPKYRATINRRFGTKGVKKEEKTIKEEKTKSGIIRVYSTERPNGKLYLKKVQTAAIEKKKKRTPVKYPPCSSFHTKSKAKTIMVLPHHELRKLCRQGGHTTVTGFSHSAKPNQLVWPYPCARPLFKTCWLYRTVNLQWLASAALQLRVMWACLRWDDMAAKPATADGKHQLTTDTEIVSLELLKHRHIGQFSERTQYLRRRVVIPLELPKTVREVTSIRSGLRKRKRAESPQNTEPQVTEEWVDEDKLELWEVRQYGERAERVTPVTRTSTGKLPQRSTAPTPANASDIKDKMEQQLREQRAAHQQKRALELSQDKSKGTPNSGKNTLSTLLSSNTPTSGGQKTVIGTRRIIMTKGADGTTRVISQPITGVKLSGETPSKVTPQKESTPQKVQIIRGPDGKITVRGLLPGQQLVQMSDGKLHVMMAGQQGITGQLIAASPCKSEAEKCQNVSNEKNSNTANQEDTKSGTPRLTIQASQQASPAGRHIVVQPAQQVVVQTSQQVVVQPSQQLMVQPAQQIVVQAGTRMASQPRMQTVLVQRATTQLRPASPAPRTQTPRPRTPATQQIVVNNPALVQQLAAGKIHLATVNGQQVLIRPTGNNQAQIVAHIDT from the exons ATGTCGGGGAGGGGGGCCAAAAAACGCGGGAGACCCCCAAAATCAGGAACTTTtgaaaagaatagaaaattccaatatcatttattaaagaaacctAAATATTTACAAGCACAAAACATAGGTTCTGGTTCATTAGCAAGCACTCCTTCTGCATCGAGAGCATCATCGCCACAGGGAAGTGATACAAGCAAACGAAGTACACGAAAACAGAGAGGAGGTAAATCACATAAAAGTCGAAGAGGAGGTTTATCAAATGCTTATTCTAGAAGAGGATATAATCCTCAAGCGGCAGACTATCACGAATCCGAGTACCACTATGGATCTGATTTTGGTGATGAGCTTAGTGATAGATCAGAACCTGAAGAGGATCGTGTAAGTGAAAGTACAGATGGATCAGTTAGTGAAGGTGCAGCAAGTGATAGTGACTTTTCTGTTAGTAGTTTTAATTCTACAGTTGGTACTCCTAGGAAACCCACAAATATCAATAGGCCACCTAGTCCAGATCCACTATGGTTACAACAGGAAAGACAGATACCCCATTTAGATTTGCCATCCTCATCTGATGATTTAATAATTCCCCATAATACAGTGTTACAAGTGGTAGGTGTCTATGAAGTTTTACGCCATTTCAGACATCTTGTAAGGCTTTCTCCATTTAGATTAGAGGACCTTTGTGCAGCAATCAGTTGTGAAGAgcaaagtaatttattaaccgaagtacatataatgttattacgGGCTTTATTACGAGAAGAAGATGCCCAACAAACTCACTTTGGCCCCTTAGATCATAAAGACAgtgttaatataacattatttctattagATGTTATGACTTGGCCTGAAGTATTACGAGTGTATGTGGATAGTGACAAAACATTTGATAAGAACATTTCTAGGATTTTGAATTCATGTGAATATCCATTTACAACAGTGGAAGACCGACTTTCAGTTcttcaatttttatgtaaccaatttttaataaccaaCCCAGTACGTGATGATTTAATAAGTGAAg TTCCTATACATTATGATGACCATTGTCGAGTATGTCACCGTTTAGGTGATCTATTGTGTTGTGAAACCTGTCCTGCTGTTTACCATTTGGAATGTGTGGATCCCCCTCTAGAGGATGTACCCTCAGAAGATTGGCAATGTGCTTTATGTAAACAACATAAAACAGTTGGTGTTACAGACTGTTTATCGGATGCTGAAAAACAAGGAATATTATGTCGTCATGAGCACTTAGGTTTTGATAGACACGGTAGAAAATATTGGTTTATTGCGAGAAGAATTTTCAT AGAGGCTGAAAATGGAGATGTCTGGTACTACACAACAGCTCAGCAATTTCAGGAATTGCTTGATATCTTAGACAGTAAAGAAATGGAAGCACCCCTTGTACGTGAACTTTTAGAAATGAAAGATGAGATACTTCGTCAAATGGATGTAACAGAAAAACTGACAAATCAAGTCAAAGGCAATCGTAAATCTTATTTAGAAGTACAGAatgctaatataattaaacaaaggaAACAAAAAGATCAAGGAATCAATGAAGATGAAAAGCATCCAGATCTGCCACTGATGTCTGATGGCGACATAGTGAATGAAGTTACTGTTACTAGTGATGAACCTGAAAGAAATGAAGATGATGACtctaatgatgatgaaaataaagtaaagaGTAGTAGAACTAAAATGATGGTGAAGAAAAATGATGAAG TGACCGAAAGATTAACACGACAGAAGACCAACCAAATATCTAATGGAACTTACTTATTTAAACTTGGCAatgaaaatgcatttaaaacatatgtGAATCAATATACAACAAATCCTTTGGCTCTTAACAAACCACAAAGAAATGAAGAAAGAGATAAAAAGCGTTACATTTCACATAAGTTTTCTTTATCATCGGGTCAAGAATTTAAATGGATTGGTTTATTAAATG CTACTAAGCCATTGCTAGTGGCGACACTACGGCAGACGTTACTGCATTTAGAGTCAAATATAGTATTACAATTCATGCATCCCAATTGGAACTTACTTAGAAAGCCATGGGTGCAAGCAGTACAACTCTGTCAAGCACCTAGAGACTTCGCTAGAGCCCTTTGTGTACTTCAG gcaTGTATAAAAAGTGCAGTATGGGTACCAGCCTGGCATGAACAGTTAGGACATGTTCGTTTAATGCGCACTACTGCTGTTGAGCgtgaagaaagaaagaagctTGATAAAAGagagaaaaaagaaagagaTGAGGAAGAAGAAAGATACCGAACAGCttataattttgtgaaatacTCATTAGGTCTTCATCATCAG GTTTGGAAGCAAAAAGGTGAAGAGTATAGAATTCATGGACAATGGGGTTGGTTATGGAATTCCACaacaagaaaatttaaaaaaagatatacaaatgttaaattatctttaaataatggTCCAGCAAAAATAGCAGTTAGAGTACGAGAAGGCAGCATCATTAAAGTTCTGGCTGTGGAACCTAAAACATATGAATACTTGACATCAGATGGCTCTGCAGACCAAGATGTTTTGGCAAAGT TGCCACCGTCAATGAGGAACATGACCTTAGAGAAAGACACAGAGGATTTTGAAGAGATTGATGTTGAGAAAGCTTTAAGTTCATCAACCCGGCGATATTACCCTAAAATTGCTAGAAAATCAAAATTAGATGATTTCCTAGCTAGACgtacatatttaaagtttatggaggaaaagaaaataggaaatttaatgaataatgtaaaaaaagaagATATTGATGTTAAAAGTGAAGAAGATAAAAACATAGATATTGAAAATGAAGATACAGAAGTTGATAGCTCTGCAATTTGTAACATCACTCAAACTAAAAGTGAATCAAATACAATGAGTATGGATATAGAAATATTgagagaaaaatatttgaaattaaattcattaacaaAACAGTATAGATGTTATTCTTCAGACTGTAATAAAGTAGAATCATCTGTTTATAATATCGATCTGAAATATAAGTGCTTTTCACCATTGTGTATGGAAAAGGGAAATttactgaataatttattgacattGTTAAAAAGTGGTTCTGCTAACAATGCAAgtttaaattcaaaagaaaacaacaaaatgTCCATATTAGAACAGTATTTGTTAGGTAAAAGTTCAAATTCAAATGAGAATATTTTAACTGACCTACTTTCGGCAGTTGCTTGTGCTCAGGAGtgtgataataaaaacactgATTGTTATGTTAAACGGAAGTCCAGTGGTGATTTTGATATACCTGCTAAAGTAGAAAAgagtgaaaatgaaaataatagcTGCCTATTAAAGAGTGAAAATACACTGGAGGAATGTGCTGTTCCTGCTGTTGGTAATGAGATGGATATTGACATTGGTAACAATAATGTTGAGGATAATGAAGTTGAAATTGGACCACTTAAAGAGCTTACTGACACTGATTGCCCAAATGCAGAGAATGCTGAAGAAAAGACACGTCCTCCAATTCCCAAACTAAAAATAACGCGGGGAAAATCCGCTAAACAGAATAAAGAAGCGAAAAATTACGAATGTTCAGTGAAGTCAGAAAAAAGTGCAGATGTGCCCAAGTATCGTGCTACGATAAATAGGAGATTTGGAACTAAAGGTGTtaaaaaggaagaaaaaacaataaaggaGGAGAAGACGAAAAGTGGAATAATTCGGGTATATTCTACTGAAAGACCTAATGGAAaactatatttgaaaaaagtcCAAACTGCAGctatagaaaaaaagaagaaaagaacTCCAGTTAAATATCCACCATGTTCATCATTCCACACTAAAAGTAAAGCAAAAACTATTATGGTTTTGCCACACCATGAATTAAGAAAGTTGTGTAGACAAGGAGGTCATACCACTGTTACTGGATTTAGTCATAGTGCCAAGCCCAATCAATTGGTTTGGCCATATCCTTGTGCTAGGCCtctttttaaaacatgttGGCTTTATAGAACTGTTAATCTGCAATGGCTCGCAAGTGCTGCTTTACAATTGAGAGTTATGTGGGCATGTTTACGGTGGGATGATATGGCAGCAAAACCAGCTACTGCAGATGGCAAACATCAACTTACAACAGATACTGAAATTGTTTCACTAGAGCTGTTAAAACACCGGCATATAGGACAATTTTCTGAAAGAACACAGTATCTACGGCGACGTGTTGTTATTCCTTTGGAATTGCCGAAAACTGTTCGTGAAGTAACATCAATACGTAGTGGTTTAAGAAAACGAAAACGTGCTGAATCTCCACAAAACACTGAACCACAG gtAACTGAGGAATGGGTTGATGAAGATAAATTAGAATTGTGGGAGGTACGACAATATGGAGAAAGAGCTGAGCGTGTAACGCCAGTAACGCGAACATCGACAGGAAAATTACCACAGCGAAGTACTGCTCCTACACCCGCCAATGCATCtgatattaaagataaaatggAACAGCAGTTACGTGAACAGCGCGCTGCTCATCAACAGAAAAGGGCTCTTGAATTGTCACAAG ACAAATCAAAAGGCACACCAAATTCTGGCAAAAATACTCTCTCTACATTGTTATCTTCAAATACACCTACATCTGGGGGACAAAAAACTGTAATTGGGACCAGAAGAATCATAATGACGAAGGGAGCAGATGGAACAACTCGTGTTATTAGCCAACCTATAACTGGTGTTAAGTTATCTGGTGAAACTCCATCTAAAGTGACTCCGCAAAAGGAGTCCACACCACAAAAAGTTCAAATAATTCGAGGTCCAGATGGAAAGATCACTGTTAGGGGTCTTCTGCCGGGACAGCAATTAGTTCAAATGTCAGATGGTAAATTGCACGTTATGATGGCTGGACAACAGGGGATCACTGGTCAGTTAATTGCCGCATCACCCTGTAAATCTGAAGCagaaaaatgtcaaaatgttAGCAATGAAAAGAATTCTAACACGGCTAACCAAGAAGATACCAAATCCGGTACACCCCGCCTCACGATACAGGCTTCGCAGCAAGCGTCGCCTGCAGGTCGGCACATTGTGGTGCAGCCGGCTCAGCAAGTCGTCGTGCAGACCTCACAGCAGGTCGTCGTGCAGCCGTCGCAGCAGCTGATGGTGCAACCGGCGCAGCAGATAGTCGTGCAGGCAGGGACACGGATGGCGAGTCAACCGCGCATGCAGACCGTCCTCGTGCAGCGTGCGACCACGCAGCTGCGGCCTGCGTCGCCGGCCCCGCGAACGCAGACGCCACGTCCGCGCACGCCAGCTACACAGCAGATAGTCGTGAACAATCCGGCCCTTGTCCAACAGCTGGCTGCTGGGAAGATTCACTTGGCTACAGTGAACGGCCAACAAGTTCTCATCCGTCCAACGGGCAATAACCAAGCTCAAATAGTGGCCCATATCG ATACCTAG